The genomic interval GAAGCTGTTGCTGTTCCAGAACTTCTGGATGAACTCTAACAACCAATACTTCTTCGTAGTAAGAACGATTAAAGATACCAATGTTTCCCCGTTCTGGTAGCGCTTTGCAGTAGCGCCACAGATAATCGTGATCCAATTCTTCCAGGGAAGGCACCTTAAAACTAAAAACCTGGCAACCCTGGGGATTAACCCCAGACATGACATGCTTAATCGTGCTATCTTTCCCGGCTGCGTCCATTGCTTGCAAAATAATCAACAAGCCGTAGGTATTTTGAGCATAAAGAATATTCTGATATTTTGCAAGTTGGGCTACTCCTTCTTGAAGCTTTTGTTGGGCTTCTGCTTTCTTTAAAAAGTCCGCTTTATAGGCAGGATTGTAATCCTTTTTTAACGAAATCTTTTTGTTGGGTGGAACAATGAAAGCACGAGTAAAATCATCAGAATTCATAAAATAATTCCAAGGAACTAAAAACTATAATAGCAACTCTCAATCACGAGAAAACATTTCATCCCAAAGAATGGTTAAGAAGCATTCCTGGTTACGTTTCTACTTTAAAGTTCCTCTCAATCCCTCCTAATAAGGGATATATAGGGTTCAGTTCCTTCCTCTTTAAGGAAATTAGGCGATGTCTTAAAGCCCTTCGATCCTCCCGAACCCTTCTGAATAAGCAGGAAATTGAATCTTCAACGCCCCCTCTTTAGGGAGGATTTGTTGAATGCGAATCCATTGCCCTTACGCAGAGCGATCGCGACTTTTAAGACAGTCTCTGAAGTACCACCCTGAGAAATTTCTTTTGCAGAACTCTGGCATTAGCAACTTAGCTCGGCTCTTAAAGTCAGGCTAGTTGCCTGTTTCCATCGGCACACTCAATAATAACTGTCAAGATCTATGACAAATGTCACAGATCTAACGAATGTGATATCCGTGACATTTATTAGATGTAAAGAACTATCCTTTACCGATAAATTCAATTTATTCAATTGAAAAGTGCATTTGTTCATTTGCATCTTTTCAAAACCCGAAGGAAAGCTTACCAAGCTGAACTTTAGTTAACCTGTTTATCTATCAAGGAGAAAGCACATGACAACGACAATTACGACCCGGACCTGCAGTGATCTCGAACAATTTTATACAGAGCTGTTGACCGACCCGATGCTACAAGAACGGCTAAAAGCAGCGACCGATCCTGACAGTCTGTGTGCATTAGCTGTAGAACTGGGCAAGGAAAAAGGCTACAGCTTTAGCAAAGAAGAGGCATTAGCTGCGATGGCGATCGAGTCTGCGATGGGTGGAGAGTATCTGGAAGTTGAAACCCTGAGCCATAACCAAATCGAAGCTTATTGTGTATGCGTGTATCCGATTTCTGAGGAACAGTAACGCCTGTGTAACCGCTTGCGCTACCTCTAGCCCTTAGAATCACAGACTCAATAAATACCGAAAATTGTAAGGGCGGGTTTTACAGTCCAATCGTCATCTACATGAAGATATCACTAAACCCGCCCCTACCCTGGTTAACTCCATTCCTATTAAAAAGTTTGAGGTTGGCAACCCAACTCAACAGGAGTTTGATTGATGAATTGTTCCATGCAAGATTACCTGCAAATCGTTACCTCCCACCTTCACCCTAATTTAGTTTCTGCCGAAGCTTTATCCCACATCCAGCCCCTTGCCCAGATCTTACCGGCGTCATCCCTGGCAGGGTTTGAATGTCGATTAGGGGAGAATCAATCGGGAGTGGATTTCCAGGTTCGCCTCCCCTGTCTTGACCAAAGCCTGCCAGAAGAGTTTTTAGCTACGCCAGCATGGCAATTTTTGCAAGATTTTTATCAAGATTGGGCATCACCTAATTCTTCATTGCGACAGGAGATCAGTAATGTTGGATTGGAATTTGATGTGAATGAACAGTTGTCCCAAATCCCTATCCCCTGCATTTTCCTGCAATTTAGAAAGGAAACGGTGCTTGACACTGAAAGGCTGATGCAAATGGTCAGGCTCCTGAACCCTCAAATTTCCCCACGGGTTGAGTCAAATCTTCGACTTTGTGTTGATTCCTTGCCCACTGGAGCAACAATCAGCCATCTTGGGGCAATGCTGTCTCGTTCAGTCGATGCTATCAGGGTGAATATTCAACGAATTTCTCCACAGGAATTACCCGATTACCTGGCGCAACTAGGATGGAGCGATCAGGCAAATACCTTTTCTACCCTTACCTCTACCCTGTCGAAGTTTGTAGATTTCATTCTCTTAAGTTTTGATGTCGGCGATCGGGTTTTTCCCAGAATTGGGTTGGAATGTTTTCTCAATCAGCAACCCTATGACAACCCGGATGAATCCCAATGGCAGCAGTTTCTGGACTATTTGGTTGAAGCAGAACTGTGTACCCCGGACAAGAAAAACTCTCTCTTAAGTTGGCCTGGGTTTTCCCAACAATCATCGGCTCCAGAACTCTGGCCGGCTAATCTCAGCCTGGGCGATCGCCTGCTTGGGTCTAAGGCTGTCAGTTTATTTTCGAGATGGATCAGCCACATCAAAGTGATTTATCAACCGGGTTACCCTCTGCAAGCAAAAGCGTATTTGGGATTCGCCCATGGCTGGTTCGATCGCGATTTCCTCCAACAGTTTTCAGATGAGTTAGCTACAGCGCTGTGAGTCGAGTGTGGGGTGCGGGATGTGAGGTGTGAGCGTTTTAAGTTTTGAGTTTTAAGTTTTGAATTGATTCAGTGAACAGTGAAAAACGATAACTGACACCTACCACCTATCACCTACCACCTATTTCCTAAACCCTCACCCTCATCCATCTTCTCACCCCTCACTCCTGACTCCTCACTCAACGTCCCTACCACCTACCACCTACCACCTACCACCTATGCCTATCAATCAGAAAATTGAAGCTGCAACCTCACAGTATCTAGATCAGGTTTGCAACTACTACGATACGATGAACCCACTTTATCTAAAGCACGTGGGGCAGACTTTTCAGGGTGGGTGGGTCGTCAACGATTCGGCGCGTGCGAGTAATCTTTATCTTGCTTCCCAGGCAGGTATCCAACCAGGTTGCCGGGTTTTAGATGCGGGTTGCGGGGTCTGTGGCCCCAGCATTGATATTGCCCAGGAGATCGAGAGCGTACAGATCGATGCAATTACGCTGTCTCCCATACAGGCCCAAACTGCCAGAGAGTTGGTGCAGCAGGCAGGACTCGCGGAACAGATTCAAATTCAGATTGGGGACTACCATGATCTCCCGTTTGCAGAAGAGACGTTTGATATCGTCTTTTTCTTTGAAAGTAGCGGGCATTCCTACGACCACCAACGGCTCTTTCGCGAAGTTGACCGGGTACTTCGTCCTGGCGGGACGCTCTATATCAAAGATGTTTTCTGCAAAGAACTTCCCCTTTCAGACCAGGAGCAGCAGGAACTTGCAGAATTTAATCAGATTTATGTCTATAGAACTCCTTGCATGAGTGAAACCATAAAAGCAATTTCAGATACAGGTTTTCAA from Kovacikia minuta CCNUW1 carries:
- a CDS encoding polyphosphate kinase 2 family protein, with amino-acid sequence MNSDDFTRAFIVPPNKKISLKKDYNPAYKADFLKKAEAQQKLQEGVAQLAKYQNILYAQNTYGLLIILQAMDAAGKDSTIKHVMSGVNPQGCQVFSFKVPSLEELDHDYLWRYCKALPERGNIGIFNRSYYEEVLVVRVHPEVLEQQQLPSSVKGKQIWQQRFEEINNFEKYLVGNGIVVLKFFLNVSKEEQKKRFLERIDRPEKNWKFSASDVKERSHWDDYMQVYEDVFNHTSTEWAPWYIIPADYKWFTRLAVSTVISNKLQALDLQYPLVTEAHKQELQAAREILEREK
- a CDS encoding Nif11-like leader peptide family natural product precursor, which encodes MTTTITTRTCSDLEQFYTELLTDPMLQERLKAATDPDSLCALAVELGKEKGYSFSKEEALAAMAIESAMGGEYLEVETLSHNQIEAYCVCVYPISEEQ
- a CDS encoding SAM-dependent methyltransferase, producing MPINQKIEAATSQYLDQVCNYYDTMNPLYLKHVGQTFQGGWVVNDSARASNLYLASQAGIQPGCRVLDAGCGVCGPSIDIAQEIESVQIDAITLSPIQAQTARELVQQAGLAEQIQIQIGDYHDLPFAEETFDIVFFFESSGHSYDHQRLFREVDRVLRPGGTLYIKDVFCKELPLSDQEQQELAEFNQIYVYRTPCMSETIKAISDTGFQVLESRDFSGIISTKNTAKAMFEYQHGFPFLSEFGKFHYRYFKKLPVFFGDIKALKPAG